AATCCCTGTCAGATGTTCCATTATCATAAGATCTTGGGGACACATTGCGTCCTATAGGTCAGCACTCAGATCACAAAAAAAGTATGAGTGGATGCAACACCCACCATTAACATGTTAATATAACTTAATATAAACTGCAATATTGATCATATGATATTGCATGAATGCTATGGGCATAAAGCAAGAACCTCTTTTTTTCTTGGAGCATTATGTTGATGGatgttgttaatgtattttctttaaaagtTTGCTGTCGGCTGCAAAGTCTGCTCTCACCTTCCAGATTGTTTTCTGCTATCTGCCCCAAGACAGGCAGGCCTTAAAGCGGCTGCTGACAGGGCAGAAATGAGTGAATATAATTATGTGGGTAGAATCCATCATCGGCACTGCTGCAGGCTAATGTCCTGCTCACTAAAGCTAGGGTCTCTTCCTGAACTTAAATCAACcacgctgacacacacacacacacacacacacttcatcgATGACATAAGAGTAGACTCATTTGCTGGATGTGACCACTTCCTAACCTCACTAAATCAGCGAAAAAGAGTCAAATCTCAAATGGTGATTTGACTAATAGTTGATGTACTGTACCACCATTTTGTCATAGACTGGCCGAAACACCCACAGCCCACCCACCaccaacattaggtacacttacaCAATCTAATGTGATCCAATACAAtagctgtatcaaaaatgtatgctcagttTTGATAGACACTGTCAAATCATGGTGGCCACTGAACTAaacatatcacatttttataaataCTTCAAAAAGCAAtttgtatatgcagtatatttatttatatactgtaaatgtacagtatatgtgtgtgtgtgtgtgtgtgtgtgtgtgtcttcccaGCGAATAGCAATCTCAATTTTAAGGAAGAAAGTCGTGATTGGCATTTTCCcatgaggccgcacggtggtctagtggttagcatgttggctacacagtaacagtctggagatcgggaagacctgatctcgattctcccttgggcatttctgtgtggagtttgcatgttctccccgtgtgtgcgtgggttttctccgggttctccggtttcctcccacattccaaaaacatgcatgttaggttaattggtgactctaaattgtccataggtatgaatgtgagtgtgaatggttgtttgtctgtatgtgccctgcgattggctggcgaccagtccagggtgtaccccacctgttgcctgaagtcagctgggataggctccagcatacccccgcgaccctaatgaggaggagcggcatagaaaatggatggatggcatactGCAGCCTTATTCATGAAGATGCAAGAAGAAACAAGCTCTTTATGACaaatttttgtggaaaaaaatattttagctGACatcttgtgttgtgttttgttttgtggtgtTCATATAAGGTTATATGAAATTTTGCTAAGTAAACCTGATTTAGTTACTAAATACAATTCAGCCGACAGTATTAATATTTTAACACACTTGGAGGAAGAAAAGTTGGGTCCAATGTCACAAAATAGAAGTTGATGTTAGAATGAATACCACCATGGATGCCCTGTGTCTCTCATTGTAACACATTCATTTGATATTAGCGATCATTCCAGGTAACTTATCATGTTACTGGTATAATTATGTCCGGCCATGACCACCAAAACTCCTGTTTTTATGGCACCTGTGCCTTTTGGCTCGCAGCGGTGTCTGACTCATCAGGGAGGACGTGAATGTCATCATGTGTTGAGGTTTCCCTATTTATACTATATTTCTGTGAATCACCTGGGTCATAGAAGCAGATGTGTCAAAATTCATGTCAGAGGTAAAGATAGATGAACAAGTAGAGGAACCCTCATCCGTCATCATGTGGATTAATGCATTTCACCAAGCATGTAAGAGACAAGCGTAGAGATATCTCACACAGAGGGGTGGGAGTTAGATGGGGGGTGAATCGGGCGAGTGTAGGAGGTGGATAAAGAGAGGAGCCTGAGTGACTTCCCACTCTACTGACTTTGGAAAGCTTCATGACCGGCGAGGGTGCAAAGGATCCATCGCAAGGTACAGGGGAAACCACTGCTGTCCTGTGCTGAAAAGTACTGCGGTTCTCCTGGTACCATCATGAGCTTCAGGACAGTGCTGCTGTCCTTCCTCCTCATGTCTCTGAGCTGGTCCAAAGGAGCTGTCATCACAGGAGTGAGTGACAACCTTCTGTTTATTTTAATAGCACAATGCATTTAgcattaatttcatttttttcaacttgaAAGTACACTTGTTATTTGTTgcacacattttcatttatatttttaatgataattGTCTGTAAGGACCAGAGGGTCAAAGGTCCCCCCAAAAATATGGAAATTGGCATTTTTAGGCGACATGGTAGTCTGTTTCTGGAGTTTACTTGATCAAGGTAGCGGACACCCATATAGCACACCTTTAACTCTTACCTTCACTCTGAGACTGTGTCTTGTCTGCAtgtgtaataaattaattacatttccaaatttacacaaaaaatagTAAATCAAACTGTTTCATTTTGATGAATTGGCTTTGCTGCAATCCAATATATATTCCTGAAGCACAGCTACCAGCCAATCATATGTCTATATGATCTTCTTCAGTTTAGATATAGCCAAACTGTATACACTATATTTGTAATAAATGCAAAAAGCACAGTCACTTTTTTGATCAATGAAGTTAAATGTGATTACACATGACAGCGTGGAGCCCACATCCTTGTCCCCCTCCTCCTTATTCACGGCCACTGGAAACACCAGAGGAAATTATATTATTGCTGTGATTGATACTCGTTTATAATTGGATTAGGGAGATGACAAGCAATGACACCAAGGACAAATGTACGTGGGtgaatggaagtgaaaatgaaattcAAACAAAACAGGTTATATTGCCATTTGGATTAACACAGTACTGATTTATTGGCATCAGTAAAGTCTCATCTGACCGTTCTCTTTATATCTGCTTGACGGTGTCTCCTCCAGGCTTGTCAGCGAGACATACAGTGTGATTTTGGTACATGCTGCGCAGTAAGTCTATGGCTGAGGGGTCTGAGGATATGCGTCCCTAGAGGCATGGAAGGGGATGAATGCCACCCGCTGAGCCACAAGGTGGGCAAAACATGAGATGTTTAATCCTCACGGCATCACTCACTTTCATTCTCTCCCTCTTACTCACATTTTAAGTACTGAGATGCTGACAGAAGTCTTAAAATGCTGCAGATACTGCAGAGGCTATTGATCTACTGCACAGTGCAGCAGGCAATCAGGGGCCATACATCATTTAGATTATCTTAAGATGGCAGCAATGACTTGTGCCAAAGTATATCCATCTCTGAATTAAGACTTATTAAGAGCAGCTTTGACAACTCGCTTCTCCAGTGAAGTATTATATCACACTGAACTTCCTCTCTTTGCCACGTTTAGGTGCCGTACCCAGGGAAGCGGCAGCACCACACCTGTCCCTGTCTTCCTCATTTGGTGTGCACCAGGTACTCTGCAAATAAGCACAGATGCACCGATGACTACAAAAACATGGACTTTAAGTAAATGGCCATGCATGTAAATAATGGCCGACATTTTAC
Above is a genomic segment from Dunckerocampus dactyliophorus isolate RoL2022-P2 chromosome 1, RoL_Ddac_1.1, whole genome shotgun sequence containing:
- the prok1 gene encoding prokineticin-1 — translated: MSFRTVLLSFLLMSLSWSKGAVITGACQRDIQCDFGTCCAVSLWLRGLRICVPRGMEGDECHPLSHKVPYPGKRQHHTCPCLPHLVCTRYSANKHRCTDDYKNMDFK